A genomic stretch from Planctomycetota bacterium includes:
- the gspG gene encoding type II secretion system major pseudopilin GspG yields MVFRTDFRPRCGYKAGSPLEQRFQRLHSSARGFSLVEVMVVVVIIGLLAGLVGINVRGQIVRAKRQAALAEIATIQEALEAYYTVYDRYPTSDEGLEVLWTASERLVEPLLDDAPLDPWRRPYVYNRPGRNGPYEVFSLGADGREGGEPGTADEDLGSYQSVNEGAAE; encoded by the coding sequence ATGGTGTTTCGTACGGACTTCAGGCCGCGTTGCGGCTACAAAGCGGGGTCACCGCTTGAGCAGAGGTTTCAACGTCTCCACTCCTCGGCGCGAGGCTTCTCGTTAGTGGAAGTGATGGTGGTAGTAGTCATCATCGGGCTGCTGGCGGGGTTGGTGGGCATCAATGTCCGGGGGCAGATCGTCCGGGCGAAGCGGCAGGCGGCGTTGGCGGAAATCGCGACCATCCAAGAAGCGTTGGAGGCGTATTACACGGTGTACGACCGATACCCCACAAGCGACGAGGGGCTCGAGGTGTTATGGACCGCCAGTGAACGGCTGGTCGAGCCGCTGTTGGACGACGCACCCCTGGACCCTTGGCGACGCCCATACGTGTACAACCGGCCGGGCAGGAATGGCCCTTACGAGGTGTTCAGCCTCGGGGCGGACGGACGCGAGGGCGGGGAGCCGGGCACCGCGGACGAAGACCTTGGTAGTTATCAATCCGTTAATGAGGGGGCGGCCGAGTGA